The genomic window TGCCATATTTGTCTACATGCTGCGACGGTGGTGAAGTTATGGGCGACCCCCGAGAGGACACTGGCGAGAATCCTGGTGACAGATCGACCCAGGCAGGAGGAGACGATGACCTCCAAAGCGGTGAACCAAAAGACGCATGGTCAACACGGGTTGGGCAGTCGCCGGCATGAGGCAATTGTAGCGGAGGCGTGCGGCACAAAGCTAATGTTCCGGCCGTGCTCTACAGAGCCGATGTTGGTGGCGCAAGGTCCATCGTCTCGCCACCCACCAGGCCGTTTGTTACTGATGATGGGCCGTCGGCGGTACTATTTACCATGCCATCCGACACCTCTTCTTCCATGATAGCAACAAGCTCCTCCAGGTTGTCGTCGAGGTTCTCCGCCAAGGGGCCTAAACAGTTCCTAAGGAGTCGCCGGTATTGGTCGATCTTCTCGCCCGTGCCGACCATGCTGAGTGCCTCAATGTACTCCGTCTCCGCCATTTGCTGCTCGCCTAAAAGATAGCGAAGCTCGTTGGCCAAAGCGAGCCTCTCCTCGATGCTGTTGGTGTTCCCGTTGGAATCACCGTTCATGCTTGCGTCCAGCTCCCGCTCAACTAGGCCTTCGACATGAAGACGGTTCAGTGTGCAAACAACTGCCTTGACCTTTCCGGTGGCTGTCTCGAGTTCACCGTCAATACCAAAAGCTTGCTCTGGCGGCAACAGCTGCGACCCCAGCTCCGCAAGCTTGTTTGTTAAAGAGGTGTGCTCAGCTTGTGCGTTCGACAATATTCGTGTCGCCTCGCGCTCGGCTTCGTCTTTGATCGTGAACTCGTCTTCGTATGACCTGGCAAGATCGTGGAACTTCTCAAAGACCAAAGGTGTAATTCGGTTCTGCACGGTGAGGGCGGCCTCTGACTTGAGGCTGGCTGTCATTTTGTTGCTGTGGCTGTTGGCCGCGCCAATGGTCATCGCGCCGACATCACCAGCCAACGCATCGCGAAAGGAAACCTGTCTTCTAGCCGATTCAGGTGCAAATGGAGAGGATGATCTTTGTGGCACAGAgcgcagcttcttgctggcaTTGAGCTCCTTGATCAAATCTGCAGCAATCATGCCCTCGTTGTTTGTAATGTCAGTGCTGGCACCACGGCCCAGGAGGGCACGAATGCATTTGCTCGAACCGCGCTGCGCCGCAAGATGAACAGCTGTGTTGCCATCATTGTCCTGGGCGTCGAGGAGCTGCTGAACAAAGTTGGGGTCGTGTTGGGTCTCCTGCAACCTATTGAGGATGTTGTCCAGATAATACCGTGAACACGTTGGACTGTGGACGCGACCGCCCTTGAGAATGGCCGCATGATGAATGGCGGTACAACCTGACAGGTCGCGGATGTTGATTGTGTGGAAGAGCTCCTTGAGCACGACGGGGAAGGTTTGCTTATCGTAGCAGTTGGTGAACGTGACCGCCCTCATGAGCGGCGTCTCACCCCTCACGTTCCTCGAATCTGGCTGAGCATTGAACTGAAAAAGCTGTTTGATAATGTCGACATCGCCCATCGAGGCGGCCCAATGGAGGGCTGTATGCTGGTCCGCGTCTATGGGGAAGTTTGgcctgaagttgacgggaGGCTCAGGACGCATGGCTGGCGTCGGCTGGTTCCTAGACAGCAGGAAATAGTCTAATAACTCGTCACCGTAGATTCTATGCTGCTGCTCGATCATACTCTCGGTGGGCTCTTCGCGCTTGCGTTTCCTGTGTCCGGTTGAGAAGTGCGACAGGTCCGGGCGGTCGTCTTCAGCCATGTAAGAAGCTGAAGCAACAGTCAGGTTATCTGGTgtgtcgtcctcgtcaaccAACATCTCTCCGTTCTCGTATGCATCTTGAGGGTGTAGAGAGGGCTGGTAGTgcagtggtggtggtggtgcctgCTTGGCTACTGCGCGGGCTTTGTTGTTGAATCTAGGCACGGCTGGCTTCTTTGGTTGCTTGGGTTTGCTCGTGTGTCGTGGAGCCGGGGGCGGGCTATCAGGCCCCGGAGAAAACTCGAAGATGGGCCGTAACCTGTCGAAGATGTTGTTTCGGTGGGCCAAAGCCTCACCTGCTTCCAGAGGAATCCATGTGCCTGAGAGGGTTTCAAATTATGAGGGTCAGTAATCCGGTTTGTGAGACGATCCTCAGGCGGCAGTCGGTAGCCGAGTCGCCGGCCGCAGATGAAAGTACACACCTTGGTACTTTCCATATCCGCCCTGAACCTTCTCATGCTGATCCTTTTGTACCTCGCGTTCCAAAATGCGAGTTCTTGCGGGTTTGTCAAAGCCGGCGGCCTTGAGGATATGTGTTGCGTTGATCCAGTCGTCGACACGTCGGCGCATTACATGCTCTTTGAGATCTACTCCGAACTGGTACTCATAGACAGGTATCTATTGGATTGTGTGACTGTTAGACAAAGGTTTTCTCACAACCTTGGAGGGTATGTCTCTTGCAGGAATTCGGGAATATGTAGAAAGAAGCAGATGCGAGACCCAGATCACAAGCCGACAAGGGAGCAGCAAGGGAAAAGAGGTGAGCGTATTGCGCCATGGCGGGACGAGTGATAGATGGGATTGACGGCGCAAAGGCATCGCAATCATGCAGGTAGGGAAGAAAGCGGCGGCCCACATGATAGACCAGAAAGCCTCCCGTGTGCCAGCGTGCGCAAATACAAATAGGGAAGATGGTAACGCACCCCGCTGTAGGTCGCACTGTAGATGCCAGGCCCAGTCGGGGcactggctgctgctgctgctgccttgaCCATGGTCTGGCCTGGCGGTGGCCGGAGCCGGAAAGGATCGGGGTAGCCGGCGGGAGACACGATGATGTCTGGTTTCGCACGAGGATGACGCTCGGGGGGCAATGGAGGTCGCCAGTGATGGTGATGATCGAACGACTGGGGGAAAGCAATGCAAGTAATCTGGGTTTGCTGCTTTGGTGGAATAGGGTCGCTGTATACAGTTCATGCACTAGGGTACTCGTAAAAGGTATTTGATGGTTTAATGGAAGGCGATGAACAGCTTAATTGGCAAAATGGGACTAAAGAAGGGATCAAAGCTCCAGCTCCAGGTTTAGCAAGGCTGTTGGTGGTGGTCGCACCGGATTGCGACGAGGCGACCGATCGGTCGATAGCAACCGAGTCAATTTTTGGATTTTCTTCAATTGCTGGGCCGACGGCGCTCTTGTCGATTGCGCGCGGTCTGGTCTGGTCTGGTGGAGCGAGTGCAAGGGTCAAATTGGGAAATGGGGGAAGAAAGAGAGGTTTGACGCGAAGGAAGCGTGTCTGACGCGATGGAGAAGGTGTAGACCGCGTTTCCAATTTACCTTTACCGGATTTTCAAGCTCGTGCGGTCGATCGCCTGAGGCACGCGGGATTTCCCCACCATGCCGTGCGCCAACCCAGAGTGATAAGCAAGCTAAGGCACCGCATGGAAATCCATGATCGCGCGAAATTGAGACGTATTTTCACGTGACTgtacgtaggtacctacaagGAGGGACCTGACCCATCgcatcccaaacgccaaccCCGCAAAAGACCCGACGCCGGTCGTCTTCTCCCACCCGTTGACTTGTGAGATGTTTCTGAATACCTTGGTAGGTATTCAAGCCGCAATTGGCTCAATCAATTGGCTGTGGACTCGGTCACCATCGGGCATCTACCCGagatttttttgtttcgtcgGCCCCAACGCCGTCCTCACAAAATGACGTCTACGAACACGAGCCTAAGTCGAGTACCTTAAAAGGTAACCCCGCGTCCGAGCCCTTTTTGACTTTCGGGGACCTTCAACCCCACAGTGACGCCGGCTGCTTAGGAGATAGATATTTGGAATTGTAAGTGTCACAAGTCCTGTATATTTATCCCATGGACTCACCGAGATAAACGGCGCGAATCTGAGTCTGACCTTTTGTCACAACGGCGAACAGCTAGctaccgtacctacctaaacaATAACATCGTAGCCTCTTGCGAACACCTCGACCGACACGGTTGGCCACCATGCCTCTCATCGCACAGAACCCCACCAACAGGGTCATCCTTGGCCTGATGACCTTTGGCCCGGACGAGGCTACAGGTGCCCGCATTACATCCGTGGACGAGTTCGGCAAGGTCCTCGACATCCTCCAGAAGCGCGGATACAACGAGGTGGACACTGCCCGCATGTACATTGGTGGCAAGCAGGAGGCATTCACTCGTGAGGTTGGCTGGAAGCAACGCGGCCTTACTTTGGCGACCAAGGTTCAATACCCGTCAGAATATGGCATGAATGCTCCTGATAAAGTCAAGGAGTCGGTGGACCTCAGTTTGAAAGAGCTGGGCACTGACTGCGTCGATGTAAGCTTTATCTGCCTTTTGTTCCTTATACACTCCAGTTCCATACTATGATGCAACAAAACAGTCATGTATGCTATGATCTTAGTGGCTGACAGAACTTACATCTTCCAGCTCCTCTATCTTCATGCCGCCGACCGAGGTACACCCTTTGCCGAGACACTCCGCGCCATCAACGACCTACACAAGGCCGGCAAATTCGTCAACTTTGGCATTTCCAACTTTGCTGCATACGAGGTTGCCGAGATCGTCATGACATGCGTGCAAAACAACTGGGTGCGACCAACTGTTTACCAGGCCATGTACAATGTCATCACACGGTCTATCGAGGCAGAACTGATTCCTGCATGTCGCCGATACGGACTTGACCTGGTGGTGTACAATCCCATTGCCGGCGGTCTTTTCAGCGGCAAGATCAAGACCCAGGATATGGTACCTGCTGAGGGTCGATTCAGCGACTCGACTACCAGTATGGGTAAGATGTACCGCAACAGGTACTTCAAGGAGACCACATTCAAAGCCCTCCAAACGATAGAGGCTGCGGTTGAGAAGCACGGCCTGAGCATGATAGAGACGGCATTGCGTTGGACCGTACACCATTCCGCACTTCAGGTCACCAACGGCGGACGAGATGGCGTGATCATCGGTGTTTCAAGTGGTGCCCAGCTTGAGGATAACCTGAACCATCTCGAGAAGGGACCGTTACCTGAGGAAGTACTGAAGGCACTCGACTCGGCGTGGGAAATTGCGCGCGGAGACACCGCCAACTACTTCCACATGGAGCTCAAGTATCAATATGATACCAAGGAGGCGTTGTTTGGCAAGATATGACAACGTTGAGGCTGGAGTAGTGAAAGAAGAATAGCTGTTGAATGTGCGACAACTGATTGATCGCGCATGACGCCACATTAATCTACGATCTGTGCAAAAGGACGCTTGACGCCAGAGGACAAGTCATCACTAGACTGCAAGTGACAGCGCCGTGGTTGGTACTACCAGAACGCGGCcgtgggtaggtaggcaagctAGGCAGACAATCTTGTCTTGGACGGGGCGCATCCAACGATGGCGATTATTACAGATGGCCGCCATATGCAAGAAGCATTTCTCAACAGGAGATGTATTGCTGTAGAGGTTGTCGCTCGGCCAAGCTTTACAGGTATCTAAGTCTCGGGTGAACCACAGAAATAGCACATGTCATGCCCATTCATCCGACTGACTACATACCATGTGCTGTAAGCATGTCTGCAGCTCCCCCGCTTTGCGCTTACTGGGCAGCCACAACCTACCGCGTATCTTGTTGCCCTATGGCGCCAAAGAGCTTTGGTCTAGGGGCGCCAACGTCTTGTCATTGGACAAGAAATAACGCATCGTGCGATAGGTAGGCTTGGTAGGCTCGTCCAATGTGCCATCAACGTTATACTTTGCTTGTTATATTGGGGCAACGGTAGTGGAGACCAATTTACTCGGCTCCGCCCGTGCCGAGGACGTGGTCTATGCAAGCTACGGGATGAGGTCAAGCAATTCGCTAGGGCCGTGGCTGTCGATTGCCAACGGCTACGATTAACCATTCACACGAGATCTTTATGGGCTCCCTCTATGCCATGTGCCCATCATGGTGGGAAAACGGTTCTTTTTGACATTGGAGCAATACTGGGTGAATGTCTTGCAATCCAGACTTGACCCGTGGCGGTGCATGTTTCCTGTCGAAACATGAAGCGTCCCAGATGTTATATGGTTTACTCAAGACAGCCTCTCAGGGCATTGGCTTGACCCTTTACATGTTGAAAGTGTCCCAGCTTTGTCGAGATAGCCCTGGCCAAGCAAAGTCGTCACGGCAGCTGTGCTTAATCATGGCCTGCTTGAAAGTTCAGATGGAAATTGATGGGTGAGGAAAAGGTCGCGAGTCGACCGTACGCTCCCAAGCATAAGAAATAAAGGTCACGCCAACTTTATACCTTGAGACGGCTGGCTACAAGCTCATTTAGGCGCTCGAATCTTCAGCGCAAGCGACAATTCTCCCGCCCAAAGAAGGAAACATGAAGTTTCTGGGTAGACTCTGTTTTACGGTAGCCGCAGCTGCTGTGCAATTTAGTCATGGAGCTGCCGCAGAGGTTCGCGCCGTCGCAGCAGGAGTAGGTCGCACGATTCCGTCACTTGGGTTCAttcattttcttcttctagGATTGAACAATACTTACCTTTTTCCGGTGACAGATGCAAGAAACATCAATGTCTTTGTCGAGATTACGCCTCCATGTTCAGTCGCCACGTCCCCGACTAGTCACGTTACGCGAAGGAGCTTCGGTCTCTCCGCCAGTTATCGTGATGGGGCATGAATCTGTATCTTTTATCCCGATGGAGAAACATTCGTACATTTTCGAGGTGAACGATACGGCGCATGACATGCTAGCAACCATCCAATTTGCTTCGCAAGAAGCGAGTGACTCGGGTGGAACGACAGTGCACGTGGCAAGACGGACCAGCGATGGAAACGGTTGGATTCTGGACATGACACAGATAGGGAGCCTGAGACTGATGGGATCTCTGGCGGGAGAGTATCTCATGGTCAGACAACAAAAAGACCTATACCAAAACAAGGAGGAAGCAGAGCTGCGCAGGAGACGAGAAGAGAAAGTGATTACGCAAAGGGCAGAGATAAGCGATCAATGCGCAGCCTGGCTCCGGTACTGCGCAGTCATGACAAGCGACCCTAGACAACAAACCCCACCACCTCGGCCTCCGGCACCGATGCTTGGGCCTCCACCACCTCCACCGTCTGGTCCGGGACTTGGACCTGTGCCTGAATCACCACCCTCAAGGActcctcctgctcctggGGCGAATAGCAATAGTGGGAATGGATTGGGCCCGCCGGCGACTGAAGGGCCACCGCCTCCCCCGGCGATGCAAAATATTGGTGGTCCTTTTCAGACTGCGCCGTCATTTGCGATTAGGAAAGGGGCGTGGCAGGGGAAGTTGACTTTGGTGGTTTGGCTTTTGGCTTTCCTGGCCTAACTTGACTGCCCTGGGCACCTTTGCAGTATTGAGCAGTGAGTTTTGCTGGCTGATACCCATCGATTGCGAGTATTTTATTCCGTGTATAGGTACCTATTTTGTATTTACATCTTGAGCTGTTTGGGTGGGTGGGTAGCCGGCtacaaatccaaatccaaCCGCAAATTCAGGAACACGATTGATTGATTCCCCTTGCATGCCCTACTACGTAGTACAGATAAGCGCCTTTTCGCATGTGAAAGCGCAATAGGAAAGACGCTCCGGTAGTGGATAGACCCGAACAATACCCGAACAAGACCTTTGTTGCTACGTTGTATTCGTGGCGCTCGCTCACTATTGCTGCTTGCGCCTCATTTTTCTGCGGTGCTGCTATCGCCATGGGTGGAAGGCTTTACCGGTACTGGGTGCAACATGCATAATTTGTTCTAGCGAGAACTCAATCAGGCCTAGTTGGGACCTGAATGGATCCATCCGTTCATCTCGCGGAACGGATCTTGCTATCTGATCCACACCCGGGATTGCGGGGGTCCCAATAACCCACTTGAGAGTACAACCCAAAATACAAGAAAGGCACCGCGGAGTCAGCATCACCTTCCTATCGAGGCACTTCCACTCCCCGCACGTGGTCTCGTGGGACCAATTCCGGAAGCCACTGTCGGACGAGTTGGGGCGCACAGCTGCCGCACGCGCCCACTGTCGATAATATGTGCCTTATGTCATGCTAGGTAATTATTGCCTAGCGAAGTATAACTCGTGTACCGTGGGCGCTAGTCTTGGGACTCCTTTGTCGACCCAAAACGGGAAATTAGACCTTTTCGGCGAGACTGCCGAGCGGGCCCTACGCGTATTACGTAtccataacgttgcgtaccccctgttcggcaccccccctgttcggcacccaaaaataacaacacttttatttttatcctccaatttctattataaatatctcgatgaatctgtcacttttggatttacttttttctgattttaattctccattttccaatgaagcaatatactgaaaaacagcttatatctgcaattaacgacgtcaataatggcaatccaattgcaaaaacctcccgaaaatggggaatacctaggtctacacttcaaagtcgacttaaaggttctcaaccttataaaaaagcacaaagcccttttcaaaggctttccacggaacaggaaaagcatttggctgattgggtacttacccaaacagctttagggcttccgccaacgcatcaagaattacgcttttttgccgaacgaattcttcaagccgccggagagacaaaaggccttggaaaacgttggataactcgttttttggctcgttatccaatccttaaaacccaaaggccccgtcgaatagataacgcccgggttaatggcgctactacggaggtaattaaatcttggtggctttatattacgaacccggttattaacgctattaaaccggaaaaccgttggaatatggacgaaaccggtataatggaaggcaaaggatctaatggcctagtattagggcttaacgggatccggccgttgcaacgaaaagagcccggaacgcgtggttggacgactataatcgaatgtatatcggctacgggcgttgccctccctcccctcgttatatttaagggaaaaaacgtacaacaacaatggtttcccacggatttaagccctttcgataattggcaatttcatgcaaccgaaaacgggtggacaaataaccaaacggctatcgaatggttaaaaaaggtgtttattccgtatacccaacctttaacccctgaaaagcggttattagttttggatggccatggatcacatataacggacgaatttatgcttctttgcttgcaaaataatattcaactcctatatttaccccctcattcgtcacacgttcttcaaccattggatctatcggtttttgggccgttaaaagaagcttatcgacgtcaacttggatttgttagccaattttgctgttcaacagttattggaaaacgaaatttcctactttgttatcgaaaggccagattaaaagcatttatagcaaaaaccattcaatctggttggcgtacaacggggttatggccggtaaacttggttaaaccacttttaagcccttttttgttagaaaatagcaacgccaacgttataaaagataaaaacaacggtttgcaaagggataaaacaccggaaagcccagcccaaaaaattaacgacccgtctt from Pyricularia oryzae 70-15 chromosome 4, whole genome shotgun sequence includes these protein-coding regions:
- a CDS encoding transcription factor MBP1, which gives rise to MVKAAAAAASAPTGPGIYSATYSGIPVYEYQFGVDLKEHVMRRRVDDWINATHILKAAGFDKPARTRILEREVQKDQHEKVQGGYGKYQGTWIPLEAGEALAHRNNIFDRLRPIFEFSPGPDSPPPAPRHTSKPKQPKKPAVPRFNNKARAVAKQAPPPPLHYQPSLHPQDAYENGEMLVDEDDTPDNLTVASASYMAEDDRPDLSHFSTGHRKRKREEPTESMIEQQHRIYGDELLDYFLLSRNQPTPAMRPEPPVNFRPNFPIDADQHTALHWAASMGDVDIIKQLFQFNAQPDSRNVRGETPLMRAVTFTNCYDKQTFPVVLKELFHTINIRDLSGCTAIHHAAILKGGRVHSPTCSRYYLDNILNRLQETQHDPNFVQQLLDAQDNDGNTAVHLAAQRGSSKCIRALLGRGASTDITNNEGMIAADLIKELNASKKLRSVPQRSSSPFAPESARRQVSFRDALAGDVGAMTIGAANSHSNKMTASLKSEAALTVQNRITPLVFEKFHDLARSYEDEFTIKDEAEREATRILSNAQAEHTSLTNKLAELGSQLLPPEQAFGIDGELETATGKVKAVVCTLNRLHVEGLVERELDASMNGDSNGNTNSIEERLALANELRYLLGEQQMAETEYIEALSMVGTGEKIDQYRRLLRNCLGPLAENLDDNLEELVAIMEEEVSDGMVNSTADGPSSVTNGLVGGETMDLAPPTSAL
- a CDS encoding aflatoxin B1 aldehyde reductase member 2 — translated: MPLIAQNPTNRVILGLMTFGPDEATGARITSVDEFGKVLDILQKRGYNEVDTARMYIGGKQEAFTREVGWKQRGLTLATKVQYPSEYGMNAPDKVKESVDLSLKELGTDCVDLLYLHAADRGTPFAETLRAINDLHKAGKFVNFGISNFAAYEVAEIVMTCVQNNWVRPTVYQAMYNVITRSIEAELIPACRRYGLDLVVYNPIAGGLFSGKIKTQDMVPAEGRFSDSTTSMGKMYRNRYFKETTFKALQTIEAAVEKHGLSMIETALRWTVHHSALQVTNGGRDGVIIGVSSGAQLEDNLNHLEKGPLPEEVLKALDSAWEIARGDTANYFHMELKYQYDTKEALFGKI